One stretch of Nitrospirota bacterium DNA includes these proteins:
- the odhB gene encoding 2-oxoglutarate dehydrogenase complex dihydrolipoyllysine-residue succinyltransferase — translation MAVELKVPPIGESITEVQIGQWMKAEGDVVGRDETIVILESEKATVELPSPVSGILTRILKKTGEAAVIGEVIGMMEEAKGGKNTDTKTIRKEESPPAPTLPSRGAEQRVMPSARRALAQEGVDAGGMKGTGPGGRVLKTDVARQVETRRKEPPLPSPPIPPTPTVSADIPALTGGDGAAARSEWSTPMPDPIVRIALSPQPSPGLFREEEAVPMTLLRKKVAQRLVAAQQTTAHLTTFNEIDMSTVNALRQEHREAFQKKHGIKLGLMSFFVKAAIEALKQIPAINAEIRADSIVYKNYYDIGIAVGGGRGLVVPILRNAERMSLAGIETAIADFAKRAQENRLKLEELQGGTFTISNGGVYGSLLSTPILNPPQSGILGLHATQDRPVVRGGQIVIRPMMYVALTYDHRIVDGREAVTFLKHIKELMEEPARILLEL, via the coding sequence ATGGCTGTTGAACTGAAAGTCCCTCCCATCGGTGAATCCATCACCGAAGTCCAGATCGGCCAATGGATGAAAGCCGAGGGCGACGTGGTGGGCCGCGATGAGACCATCGTCATCCTGGAAAGCGAAAAGGCCACGGTGGAATTGCCCTCGCCCGTGTCCGGCATTCTCACCCGCATTCTGAAGAAGACCGGGGAGGCGGCGGTCATCGGCGAAGTCATAGGCATGATGGAGGAAGCGAAAGGTGGGAAGAACACGGACACGAAAACGATCCGAAAGGAGGAGAGTCCGCCGGCTCCCACTCTGCCGTCGCGAGGAGCAGAGCAGCGGGTAATGCCTTCGGCGAGACGGGCGTTGGCACAGGAAGGTGTTGACGCCGGGGGCATGAAGGGGACCGGTCCCGGGGGGCGGGTCCTCAAGACGGATGTTGCCCGGCAAGTCGAAACCCGGAGGAAGGAGCCGCCGCTTCCATCCCCTCCAATACCGCCCACTCCAACTGTGTCAGCAGACATTCCGGCACTCACAGGCGGGGATGGCGCGGCCGCAAGGTCCGAATGGTCAACTCCCATGCCTGACCCCATTGTCCGCATTGCCCTCAGTCCCCAGCCCTCTCCCGGCCTGTTCCGCGAGGAGGAAGCTGTGCCGATGACGCTCCTGCGAAAGAAGGTGGCGCAACGCCTGGTGGCCGCGCAGCAGACCACCGCTCACTTGACCACATTCAACGAGATCGACATGTCCACGGTGAACGCTCTCCGGCAGGAGCACCGCGAAGCGTTTCAGAAAAAACACGGCATCAAGTTGGGCCTCATGTCTTTCTTCGTCAAGGCGGCCATCGAGGCACTCAAGCAGATCCCGGCGATCAACGCGGAAATCCGGGCGGACAGCATCGTGTACAAGAACTATTACGACATCGGTATCGCGGTGGGAGGCGGGCGCGGATTGGTGGTGCCCATCCTGCGCAACGCCGAACGCATGAGTCTGGCCGGGATTGAAACGGCGATCGCCGATTTCGCGAAGCGTGCGCAGGAAAACAGGCTCAAGCTGGAGGAACTTCAGGGCGGGACGTTCACGATCAGCAACGGGGGCGTCTATGGTTCACTCCTGTCGACACCTATCCTGAATCCCCCACAGAGTGGCATCCTGGGGCTTCACGCAACCCAGGACCGCCCCGTTGTGCGCGGAGGTCAGATTGTCATTAGGCCGATGATGTATGTGGCGCTCACCTACGACCACCGGATCGTGGACGGACGCGAAGCGGTGACCTTCCTGAAGCACATCAAGGAGCTGATGGAAGAACCCGCGCGGATCCTGTTGGAACTCTGA
- a CDS encoding 2-oxoglutarate dehydrogenase E1 component → MSETEREPSFLSLAFVEGLYADYLRDPSSVPLDWRRYFEEVGGGNGTAIEPRLGPTFRPSSLFNPPGVGASNGQAKRHDVEVAALQDRVDQMIRAYRVRGHMIARLDPLRRPRPHFRELDPEFYGLTEADMERSFSTRTIQGPQSLTLRQIFDRMRNTYCRFLGVQFMHIDDPTVKSWLQERMEGTENRLELSRNEQMMILTRLTDAVIFEEFIQKKFIGAKSFSLEGAETLIPLLELAIEKAGQQGIGDVVLSMAHRGRLNVLANIMGKHPREIFREFEDAAPELHIGRGDAGTSSLRSSSLERSAGGDVKYHLGHSNDWVTSTGQTVHLTLCFNPSHLEFVNPVALGRLRAKQDREGDRARSHAMGILIHGDAAFAGEGITQETLNLSQLQAYSTGGTLHIVVNNQIGFTTPPEEGRSSTYCTDVAKMLQVPIFHVNGEDPESVAQAVRLAMDFRQKFRRDVVIDMYCYRRRGHNEGDEPSFTQPLLYREIEKRLSIRDDYLKRLLKMGGVPREEADRIGVERREQLERELAVARSEQNVRAADTLGGSWTGYFGGYERGLSEVETAVPRDRLATLLTKQTELPPGFRPHPKTAKWLEMRKEVSRGKQPVDWSAAEALAFGSLATEGFRIRLTGQDTARGTFSQRHAMLHDVEDGHAYMPLQHLDPNQAPVEICNSPLSETAVLGFEYGYSLDTPKGLVAWEAQFGDFCNVAQVIIDQFIVSGEEKWQRLSGLVLLLPHGFEGMGPEHSSARLERFLALSAEDNIQVVNLTTPAQYFHCLRRQALSMWKKPLVIMTPKSMLRHPKAVSSLKELSHGRFERVMPDSHEGGPHAKLILLCSGKVYYDLLQKRDEAGRSDVAIIRLEQLYPLAEDRMREVFKPYADGTPVRWVQEEPENMGAWRYMDNRYCATFLDRFPFSGVCRPASASPATGSASSHRLEQSQLVERAFAPPTETRTC, encoded by the coding sequence ATGAGCGAAACCGAGCGAGAACCTAGCTTTCTGAGTCTGGCCTTCGTGGAAGGCCTGTACGCAGACTATCTGCGGGACCCCTCCTCCGTTCCTCTCGATTGGCGGCGCTATTTCGAAGAGGTCGGGGGGGGGAACGGCACCGCCATCGAACCCCGTCTCGGCCCGACGTTCCGCCCATCGAGCCTCTTCAATCCCCCGGGTGTCGGCGCCTCTAACGGCCAGGCCAAACGGCATGATGTTGAGGTTGCCGCCCTCCAGGACCGTGTGGACCAGATGATCCGGGCCTACCGAGTCAGAGGGCACATGATCGCGCGGCTCGATCCCCTGCGTCGACCCCGCCCCCACTTCAGGGAATTGGACCCCGAATTCTACGGCCTGACCGAGGCCGACATGGAGCGGTCGTTCTCCACCCGAACGATCCAGGGTCCCCAGTCGCTGACTCTCAGGCAGATCTTCGATCGAATGCGCAATACCTACTGCCGCTTCCTCGGCGTCCAGTTCATGCACATCGACGATCCCACGGTAAAATCCTGGCTCCAAGAGCGAATGGAAGGAACCGAGAACCGCCTGGAGCTGAGCCGCAACGAGCAGATGATGATTCTGACCCGGCTCACAGACGCCGTGATCTTCGAGGAATTCATCCAAAAGAAATTCATCGGCGCCAAGAGTTTTTCCCTTGAAGGGGCGGAAACCCTCATCCCGCTCCTGGAACTCGCCATCGAGAAGGCCGGACAGCAGGGAATCGGCGACGTGGTTCTTTCCATGGCACACCGCGGTCGGCTGAACGTGCTCGCCAACATCATGGGCAAGCACCCTCGCGAGATTTTCCGCGAATTTGAGGACGCCGCGCCGGAACTGCACATTGGTCGCGGCGACGCGGGGACCTCATCGCTCCGTTCGTCGTCCCTGGAGCGAAGCGCAGGGGGAGACGTAAAGTACCATCTCGGCCACAGTAACGATTGGGTGACCTCGACTGGACAAACCGTCCACCTCACGCTTTGCTTCAACCCCAGCCACCTCGAATTCGTCAATCCGGTCGCCCTCGGCAGACTGCGGGCCAAACAGGACCGCGAAGGAGACCGCGCCCGCTCGCACGCCATGGGAATCCTGATCCACGGCGATGCCGCCTTCGCGGGCGAAGGCATCACCCAGGAAACCTTGAACCTGAGCCAACTTCAGGCCTACTCGACCGGCGGCACACTCCACATCGTCGTCAACAATCAGATCGGTTTTACCACGCCTCCGGAGGAGGGCCGCTCCAGCACCTACTGCACGGACGTCGCGAAGATGCTGCAAGTTCCGATCTTCCACGTGAACGGGGAGGACCCGGAGTCGGTCGCACAAGCCGTTCGGCTGGCCATGGATTTTCGGCAGAAATTCCGTCGGGATGTGGTGATCGACATGTATTGTTACCGTCGGCGAGGCCATAATGAGGGCGACGAGCCTTCGTTCACTCAACCTCTTCTTTACCGGGAAATCGAGAAGCGCCTCTCCATTCGTGATGACTATCTCAAGCGCCTCTTGAAAATGGGTGGCGTACCCCGTGAGGAAGCCGACCGGATCGGCGTCGAACGCCGGGAGCAATTGGAACGCGAACTGGCCGTGGCCCGCAGCGAGCAGAACGTGCGCGCCGCGGACACGCTCGGAGGAAGCTGGACGGGCTACTTCGGCGGCTACGAACGCGGATTGTCGGAAGTGGAGACGGCGGTGCCACGGGACCGACTCGCCACCCTGCTCACCAAGCAGACCGAACTACCGCCCGGGTTCCGCCCGCATCCAAAAACGGCGAAATGGCTGGAGATGCGGAAGGAGGTTTCCCGTGGCAAGCAGCCGGTCGATTGGTCAGCCGCTGAAGCGCTGGCTTTCGGCTCGTTGGCCACCGAAGGATTCCGGATTCGTCTCACCGGACAGGACACCGCGCGCGGAACCTTCAGCCAACGGCACGCGATGTTGCACGATGTCGAAGACGGCCACGCCTACATGCCGCTCCAGCACTTGGACCCGAACCAGGCGCCCGTCGAAATCTGCAACAGTCCGCTCTCCGAGACTGCCGTGCTCGGATTCGAGTACGGCTACAGCCTGGATACCCCGAAGGGTCTCGTTGCCTGGGAGGCGCAATTCGGTGATTTCTGCAACGTGGCACAGGTCATCATCGACCAGTTTATCGTAAGCGGCGAGGAAAAATGGCAACGGCTCTCCGGACTGGTCCTCCTTCTCCCCCACGGGTTCGAGGGAATGGGACCGGAGCACTCCAGCGCAAGGCTCGAACGATTTCTCGCGCTCTCCGCCGAGGACAATATACAGGTCGTCAATCTCACCACGCCGGCCCAGTACTTCCACTGCCTCCGGCGACAAGCCCTTTCGATGTGGAAGAAACCGCTCGTCATCATGACGCCCAAGAGCATGCTGCGTCACCCTAAGGCGGTTTCGTCGCTCAAAGAACTCAGCCACGGGCGGTTCGAGCGCGTCATGCCGGACTCGCATGAAGGTGGGCCTCATGCAAAACTGATTCTTCTGTGCAGCGGGAAGGTGTACTACGATCTCCTCCAGAAACGCGATGAGGCTGGGCGCTCCGACGTGGCCATCATCCGACTTGAACAACTCTATCCCTTGGCGGAAGACCGGATGCGCGAGGTCTTCAAGCCGTATGCCGATGGCACCCCGGTTCGCTGGGTGCAGGAAGAACCCGAGAACATGGGGGCGTGGCGGTACATGGACAACCGGTACTGCGCAACCTTTCTCGATCGCTTCCCCTTTTCGGGCGTCTGCCGACCGGCCTCGGCGAGTCCTGCAACCGGCTCGGCCAGCAGCCATCGGTTGGAGCAGAGCCAACTCGTCGAACGGGCGTTTGCCCCGCCGACGGAGACACGGACGTGCTGA